A stretch of DNA from Bradyrhizobium algeriense:
CTCGATGGTGACATCGTTGCCGAACGTGGTATCGGCCGCGAGATGGACCGTCTCCGGCGCGATCAGCGTCACCCCGGCATCGAGCGCCGCCTTGCGCAGCCGCGCCTGCATCACCGCTTCCGCTTCGGCGAGCTGTGCCTTGTTGTTGATGCCGCGCACTTCGTCTTCGCTGGTTTCGATCACGACGGCCTCCAATCCCATTTCCCTGACGATGGTAACGGCATCGACCAGATAATACTCGCCCTTGCTGTTGGCATTGCCGATCCGGTCGAGAATTTCCAGCGCACGGTGGCCATCGAACGCCATCACGCCGGCATTGCACAGCGTCACCTTGCGCTCTTCTTCGGTCGCGTCGGCATGCTCGCGGATTGTCACCAGGCGGCCGCCCTCGAGCAGCAGCCGGCCATAGCCGGTCGGATCCGCGGCGCGGAAGCCGAGCACGGCAAGGGCTGCGCCCTGCTCCAGCGGCGCGCGCAGCCGCGTAAAGGTTTCTGCCGAAATCAGCGGCGTGTCGCCGAACGCCACCAGCAGATCATCCGCACCGCGCGCAATCGCCTCGCGGGCGGCCAGCACGGCATGCGCCGTGCCGAGGCGCTCAGCCTGAATGAACGTTGCTACATCGGTGCGGATGCGCTTGACCTCGTCGGCGACCGCCTTGTGGTCCGGCCCGATCACCACCGCGAGGGCTGCGCCCGTTCCGTGCGGGGCCGCGTCCAGCACATGCGCCAGCAGCGACTGGCCGGCGACGGGGTGCAACACCTTCGGCAGCGAGGATCGCATGCGCGTCCCCTCACCGGCCGCAAGCACGACAGTCAGGCTGGATCGAGCGGTCATTCTACTTCCTAGCGGACAATTCGGATGGCGCCGGCCGTCTTTAATTGTTTTCCCCCGGAGATCAAACCGATTCGGCGCCCCGAAAACGTCCGGATTCAAGTGGGCGTCGCTTTTCCTGTTAATGTTTGCCCCTGTGATTCGGCAGGGCCTTGAGGAGGGCCAGGGGCGCTTGGCCAAGAAACCAGACCATCTCGCGGACTTCGAGGCGGATGACACCGGTGGCGTGCTGGGCAACCTGTTGGCCGACGAAGACGAGCTCGACCGCCGCGCGCTGTGGCGGATCGGATCATGGGGCGTCGGCGCCACGGCTGCGGTGATTCTGGCCGTGATGGCCAACCAGTCGTCGCTCGGATTGAAGCGGGAACAGGTCGCCGCCGCCGATCTGGCCCGGCAAGCGCAACAGATCCAGATGGTTGCGAGAGAAACCCAGAACGAGGCGCGACGGCTTGCCGCCGCCATCGACACGCTCAATAGCGATCGCGACAGGCTGTATTCCCGGGTTACCGGTCTGGAACAGGGGCTCGACTCCGTCACCGGGGCCATCGCCCGGCAGGGTTCCGCTGCGGCTTCGCCGCCGGTTGCCAATGCGGAACTGCAGGCCGCCCAAAACCCGCAGCCTTCGCCACCCGTCGCGCCGGTAATAACCACCACGGCCACGGCGCCCGTCGCCGACAAGCCCGTCGCCGACAAACCCGTTGCCGCCACCCCGGAGCCCGCCCCTGCTGCGGTTTACTCCGCCGCAAAGGATGCTGCGAAGACCGACGCGGCCAAAGCGGATAGCGCCAAGCTCGAAACGGCGAAGGCGGAGATGGCAAAAGCGGACATGACAAAAGCGGACTTGGCAAAGTCGGACTTGGTAAAGGTCGAGGCGGCAAAAGCCGACGCCGTCAAGCCGGAGCCCGCAAAACCTTCGCCCGCCACGCCGCTGGTGGCGTTGCAGTCGATGATGGCCCCGCCCGATCCCGCCGCCAGCAAGCTGATCGAGCCGGGCAAGGCGCCAAACCCTGTCATCGCGAGCCCGATCCCCGACGTCGTGGCGGCGGCGCCATCGGCGACCGATGCGGAAACCGACGATGACACCGCGCCAAAAGTCTCGCTGCGGCGAACCGAGTTCGGGGTCGATCTCGGCAGTGCCAATTCGGTGAACGGGCTGCGCGCGTTGTGGCTCGGGCTGTTGAAATCGAGATCGAACGCCCTCCTGACGGCGTTGCGTCCGATCATCGTCATCAAGGAAAACACCAATGGGCTCGGCATGCAGCTTCGCCTGGTAGCCGGTCCGCTTAA
This window harbors:
- the glmU gene encoding bifunctional UDP-N-acetylglucosamine diphosphorylase/glucosamine-1-phosphate N-acetyltransferase GlmU, which codes for MTARSSLTVVLAAGEGTRMRSSLPKVLHPVAGQSLLAHVLDAAPHGTGAALAVVIGPDHKAVADEVKRIRTDVATFIQAERLGTAHAVLAAREAIARGADDLLVAFGDTPLISAETFTRLRAPLEQGAALAVLGFRAADPTGYGRLLLEGGRLVTIREHADATEEERKVTLCNAGVMAFDGHRALEILDRIGNANSKGEYYLVDAVTIVREMGLEAVVIETSEDEVRGINNKAQLAEAEAVMQARLRKAALDAGVTLIAPETVHLAADTTFGNDVTIEPFVVIGPGVTIADGAVIHSFSHIVQASIGKKASVGPYARLRPGTSLGDGVRIGNFVETKAATLEAGAKVNHLSYVGDAHVGPNANLGAGTVTCNYDGFFKHKTTIGTGAFIGTNSSLVAPVKIGNGAYIGSGSVITKDVPDDAMAVERSPQSNREGGAARYREMKMRAKKPKEG